In one window of Primulina tabacum isolate GXHZ01 chromosome 8, ASM2559414v2, whole genome shotgun sequence DNA:
- the LOC142553719 gene encoding putative ADP-ribosylation factor GTPase-activating protein AGD11 isoform X3, with product METSRIRGHCTKEWQKTPSTQRRLESMLSEPGNQLCADCGTPDPKWVSLNIGAFICIKCSGAHRSLGVHISKVLSVKLDEWTIEQVDALTEIGGNTAVNLKYETNIPDNYKKPKPDSSPEERADFIRRKYEQQQFVNRYTQMSCPFPISSSSHCRNSSCHSQSATEKRQYEKQTTGNRIQGLGAAFRNSWRKSEHKAPKKNYSMAGMVEFVGLIKVNVVRGTNLAIRDMLTSDPYVILSLGNQSLKTRVIKNNLNPVWNEKLMLSIPENIPPLKLLVYDKDTFTTDDFMGDAVIDIQPLLDAAKASESSSVNESMQLGKWKATNENTLIKDGVITMEDGRVKQDISIKLQNVERGVLEIELECMPLTQ from the exons ATGGAGACTTCAAGAATAAGGGGTCACTGCACGAAGGAATGGCAAAAAACTCCAA GTACACAACGTAGGCTGGAGAGTATGTTATCTGAACCTGGGAATCAACTATGTGCTGATTGTGGAACTCCAGATCCAAAATGGGT TTCTTTGAACATTGGAGCATTCATATGTATCAAGTGCTCTGGAGCACATAGAAGTCTTGGAGTGCATATATCGAAG GTCTTATCTGTGAAACTTGATGAATGGACCATTGAGCAGGTtgatgctttaactgaaatagGTGGAAACACGGCGGTGAACTTGAAATATGAAACTAACATCCCAGATAATTATAAAAAGCCAAAACCAGATTCCTCCCCAGAGGAGCGTGCTGATTTTATAAG GAGAAAATACGAGCAGCAACAGTTTGTAAACCGATATACACAAATGTCTTGCCCGTTTCCAATTTCTTCGTCCTCCCATTGCCGAAATTCAAGCTGTCATTCTCAATCTGCCACTGAGAAGAGGCAATATGAAAAACAAACCACCGGTAACCGTATCCAAGGTCTAGGAGCAGCATTTCGTAATAGCTGGAGAAAATCAGAACACAAGGcaccaaaaaaaaattactcgATG GCAGGAATGGTCGAGTTTGTAGGATTGATCAAGGTTAACGTAGTGAGAGGCACCAATCTAGCTATCCGAGACATGTTGACTAGTGATCCATATGTCATCCTCTCACTGGGAAATcaa TCATTGAAGACACGAGTCATAAAGAATAACCTCAACCCAGTTTGGAATGAGAAGCTAATGTTATCGATTCCAGAAAATATTCCTCCTCTAAAGTTG CTTGTATATGACAAGGATACATTCACGACAGACGATTTTATGGGGGACGCTGTGATTGATATCCAACCTCTTCTAGATGCTGCAAAAGCATCAGAAAGCTCCTCGGTCAATGAATCGATGCAGCTTGGAAAGTGGAAAGCAACCAACGAGAACACTCTTATAAAAGATGGAGTTATCACCATGGAAGATGGTAGGGTGAAACAAGATATCTCGATAAAGTTGCAGAATGTTGAGCGAGGAGTGTTAGAAATTGAGCTTGAATGTATGCCTCTTACACAATAG
- the LOC142553719 gene encoding putative ADP-ribosylation factor GTPase-activating protein AGD11 isoform X1 has product MLIWEVGMYLIRATTSGERDCKCSNDTISVYRHRPALIMSEGKLETDDVACKFSGSCLHDLLRMETSRIRGHCTKEWQKTPSTQRRLESMLSEPGNQLCADCGTPDPKWVSLNIGAFICIKCSGAHRSLGVHISKVLSVKLDEWTIEQVDALTEIGGNTAVNLKYETNIPDNYKKPKPDSSPEERADFIRRKYEQQQFVNRYTQMSCPFPISSSSHCRNSSCHSQSATEKRQYEKQTTGNRIQGLGAAFRNSWRKSEHKAPKKNYSMAGMVEFVGLIKVNVVRGTNLAIRDMLTSDPYVILSLGNQSLKTRVIKNNLNPVWNEKLMLSIPENIPPLKLLVYDKDTFTTDDFMGDAVIDIQPLLDAAKASESSSVNESMQLGKWKATNENTLIKDGVITMEDGRVKQDISIKLQNVERGVLEIELECMPLTQ; this is encoded by the exons ATGTTAATTTGGGAAGTGGGCATGTATCTAATCCGTGCAACTACTTCTGGTGAACGTGATTGCAAATGTTCCAATGATACCATCTCAGTTTATCGTCATCGACCTGCATTGATTATGTCAG AAGGAAAGCTGGAAACAGACGATGTTGCCTGTAAATTTTCTG GTTCCTGTCTTCATGATCTCTTACGAATGGAGACTTCAAGAATAAGGGGTCACTGCACGAAGGAATGGCAAAAAACTCCAA GTACACAACGTAGGCTGGAGAGTATGTTATCTGAACCTGGGAATCAACTATGTGCTGATTGTGGAACTCCAGATCCAAAATGGGT TTCTTTGAACATTGGAGCATTCATATGTATCAAGTGCTCTGGAGCACATAGAAGTCTTGGAGTGCATATATCGAAG GTCTTATCTGTGAAACTTGATGAATGGACCATTGAGCAGGTtgatgctttaactgaaatagGTGGAAACACGGCGGTGAACTTGAAATATGAAACTAACATCCCAGATAATTATAAAAAGCCAAAACCAGATTCCTCCCCAGAGGAGCGTGCTGATTTTATAAG GAGAAAATACGAGCAGCAACAGTTTGTAAACCGATATACACAAATGTCTTGCCCGTTTCCAATTTCTTCGTCCTCCCATTGCCGAAATTCAAGCTGTCATTCTCAATCTGCCACTGAGAAGAGGCAATATGAAAAACAAACCACCGGTAACCGTATCCAAGGTCTAGGAGCAGCATTTCGTAATAGCTGGAGAAAATCAGAACACAAGGcaccaaaaaaaaattactcgATG GCAGGAATGGTCGAGTTTGTAGGATTGATCAAGGTTAACGTAGTGAGAGGCACCAATCTAGCTATCCGAGACATGTTGACTAGTGATCCATATGTCATCCTCTCACTGGGAAATcaa TCATTGAAGACACGAGTCATAAAGAATAACCTCAACCCAGTTTGGAATGAGAAGCTAATGTTATCGATTCCAGAAAATATTCCTCCTCTAAAGTTG CTTGTATATGACAAGGATACATTCACGACAGACGATTTTATGGGGGACGCTGTGATTGATATCCAACCTCTTCTAGATGCTGCAAAAGCATCAGAAAGCTCCTCGGTCAATGAATCGATGCAGCTTGGAAAGTGGAAAGCAACCAACGAGAACACTCTTATAAAAGATGGAGTTATCACCATGGAAGATGGTAGGGTGAAACAAGATATCTCGATAAAGTTGCAGAATGTTGAGCGAGGAGTGTTAGAAATTGAGCTTGAATGTATGCCTCTTACACAATAG
- the LOC142553719 gene encoding putative ADP-ribosylation factor GTPase-activating protein AGD11 isoform X2: MSIEEGKLETDDVACKFSGSCLHDLLRMETSRIRGHCTKEWQKTPSTQRRLESMLSEPGNQLCADCGTPDPKWVSLNIGAFICIKCSGAHRSLGVHISKVLSVKLDEWTIEQVDALTEIGGNTAVNLKYETNIPDNYKKPKPDSSPEERADFIRRKYEQQQFVNRYTQMSCPFPISSSSHCRNSSCHSQSATEKRQYEKQTTGNRIQGLGAAFRNSWRKSEHKAPKKNYSMAGMVEFVGLIKVNVVRGTNLAIRDMLTSDPYVILSLGNQSLKTRVIKNNLNPVWNEKLMLSIPENIPPLKLLVYDKDTFTTDDFMGDAVIDIQPLLDAAKASESSSVNESMQLGKWKATNENTLIKDGVITMEDGRVKQDISIKLQNVERGVLEIELECMPLTQ; this comes from the exons ATGTCTATTGAAGAAGGAAAGCTGGAAACAGACGATGTTGCCTGTAAATTTTCTG GTTCCTGTCTTCATGATCTCTTACGAATGGAGACTTCAAGAATAAGGGGTCACTGCACGAAGGAATGGCAAAAAACTCCAA GTACACAACGTAGGCTGGAGAGTATGTTATCTGAACCTGGGAATCAACTATGTGCTGATTGTGGAACTCCAGATCCAAAATGGGT TTCTTTGAACATTGGAGCATTCATATGTATCAAGTGCTCTGGAGCACATAGAAGTCTTGGAGTGCATATATCGAAG GTCTTATCTGTGAAACTTGATGAATGGACCATTGAGCAGGTtgatgctttaactgaaatagGTGGAAACACGGCGGTGAACTTGAAATATGAAACTAACATCCCAGATAATTATAAAAAGCCAAAACCAGATTCCTCCCCAGAGGAGCGTGCTGATTTTATAAG GAGAAAATACGAGCAGCAACAGTTTGTAAACCGATATACACAAATGTCTTGCCCGTTTCCAATTTCTTCGTCCTCCCATTGCCGAAATTCAAGCTGTCATTCTCAATCTGCCACTGAGAAGAGGCAATATGAAAAACAAACCACCGGTAACCGTATCCAAGGTCTAGGAGCAGCATTTCGTAATAGCTGGAGAAAATCAGAACACAAGGcaccaaaaaaaaattactcgATG GCAGGAATGGTCGAGTTTGTAGGATTGATCAAGGTTAACGTAGTGAGAGGCACCAATCTAGCTATCCGAGACATGTTGACTAGTGATCCATATGTCATCCTCTCACTGGGAAATcaa TCATTGAAGACACGAGTCATAAAGAATAACCTCAACCCAGTTTGGAATGAGAAGCTAATGTTATCGATTCCAGAAAATATTCCTCCTCTAAAGTTG CTTGTATATGACAAGGATACATTCACGACAGACGATTTTATGGGGGACGCTGTGATTGATATCCAACCTCTTCTAGATGCTGCAAAAGCATCAGAAAGCTCCTCGGTCAATGAATCGATGCAGCTTGGAAAGTGGAAAGCAACCAACGAGAACACTCTTATAAAAGATGGAGTTATCACCATGGAAGATGGTAGGGTGAAACAAGATATCTCGATAAAGTTGCAGAATGTTGAGCGAGGAGTGTTAGAAATTGAGCTTGAATGTATGCCTCTTACACAATAG